AACGGTTACGGCTCTATCGGTAAAAGAGTTGCCGATGCAGTAGCTAAACAGGACGACATGAAAGTTATTGGAGTTACAAAAACAAAACCTGACTTTGAAGCACGAATGGCTGTTGAAAAGGGATACAAATTATTTGCAGCAATTCCTGAAAGAAAACATCTCTTTGAAGAAGCAGGCATTCCTGTTGAAGGAACACTCGATGATATCATTGAAGATGCAGATATTGTAGTTGATGGGGCCCCTAAAAAAATTGGAAAAGCAAACCTCGAAAATGTATACAAAAAACACGGCGTAAAAGCAATAATCCAAGGTGGAGAAAAAGCTGGTGACGCACAGGATTCATTTAACTCACTCTGGAGCTACGACAGATGCTACGGAAAAGATTACATCAGATTAGTATCATGCAACACCACGGGACTTTGTAGATCAATGTATGCAATTAATTCGGTTGCGGATATTTTAAAAGCAAGAATAGTTTTAATTAGAAGAGCTGCTGACCCTAACGATGTAAAAACTGGACCCGTAAACGCAATCGTTCCAAATCCCGTAACTGTCCCATCACACCACGGACCGGATGTTGTTTCAGTTATTCCTGAACTCGATGGAAAAATCATGACTTCAGCAGTTATTGTTCCAACAACATTGATGCACATGCACTCAATAATGGTGGAAACTTCTGGAACGAACAGAGACGAAATAATAGATGCACTTGCAAAAACACCAAGAATATTAACCTTAAAAGCTTCAGAAGGATTTGATTCGACTGCAACAATTATTGAATATGCAAGAGACCTTGGAAGAAGCAGATACGACTTAAACGAAATTGCAGTATGGGAAGAAAGCGTAAACGTTGTAGACAATGAAGTTTACATGATGCAAGCAATCCACCAAGAAAGTGACGTTATCCCTGAAAACGTGGACTGTATCAGAGCAATGCTCGAAATGGAAAGCGACAACTTAAAATCAATCGAAAAAACAAATAAAGCAATGGGTTTAATTAAATAACTTA
Above is a genomic segment from Methanococcus maripaludis containing:
- a CDS encoding type II glyceraldehyde-3-phosphate dehydrogenase, which gives rise to MVNVLINGYGSIGKRVADAVAKQDDMKVIGVTKTKPDFEARMAVEKGYKLFAAIPERKHLFEEAGIPVEGTLDDIIEDADIVVDGAPKKIGKANLENVYKKHGVKAIIQGGEKAGDAQDSFNSLWSYDRCYGKDYIRLVSCNTTGLCRSMYAINSVADILKARIVLIRRAADPNDVKTGPVNAIVPNPVTVPSHHGPDVVSVIPELDGKIMTSAVIVPTTLMHMHSIMVETSGTNRDEIIDALAKTPRILTLKASEGFDSTATIIEYARDLGRSRYDLNEIAVWEESVNVVDNEVYMMQAIHQESDVIPENVDCIRAMLEMESDNLKSIEKTNKAMGLIK